A window from Micromonospora terminaliae encodes these proteins:
- a CDS encoding FG-GAP-like repeat-containing protein encodes MAQARETGKPVEATGAASARDTVIGNPDGTVTVTRAALPQRKRVGNTWKALDATLVRNDDGTWSSAVGYAQVRLSGGGSGPLATIGDSGMSMALTAPMRLPEPTVSGPTATYANVLPDVDLQVTVDAHGSFSEVFVVHTAEAAANPALSTLAMETKTTGITLASDSAGNITGTDRTSQVVLTAPAPLMWDSTTAAQSSTTETTIARRRGGAHAASTSAGPAPAARTARIRTTVDRGKIRLTPDKALLAGPKTVYPVFIDPTFTWSSSGSDNDGWATVAKQYASTNYWNDTPDPYGRMQVGNGGSILSRTFINFPISTSVLAGADINTATLKITETYAWSCDARRVNVYAPTGTLKSSNATWSYWSGQSLGSVVAYQTVAHGYNSSCPADGVAFDVKSTIQANVSAGKKVQTFALLAADEGDTFGWKEFLETSPTLSITYNHKPNKPSGLTTSPATSCTSLVTIGDGNVTLYAPVSDPDGGVLGVRFELWKTSTPGTILASSDPNLLTYHSGSTAVRKVGVDTLRAAAAGTITQFSWRVQATDFNKPSDWSVTCSFKFDPTRTGAPDLPTPAEGSTQIGKSFPITISPPTTGTTPSSYLYQLNAGPPSTLPATNGSLTINITPTRFTNSLTVTSLSPGGNIGDNAVVTFNSVPADLAADGDFTGDANADLVTAGAKDGLPPGLWLGAGSGVAGVNRVATNLGAKGNGVFLTGRPTDFNGAQILTGRFAGEGLQDVLAYYPTGTHTGEAVILRGNGDGSTIQAGDGTYAGINSGTFVDNQGLNPLQLANAGHSNGLAYPDLIGIAGDSTGYYLNYYPNFNGIGGYGQVDTLAAQATPSGGYDWNTWTITTAQTTTGTALFLWQASSGTLYLWNNLTYDNDGSYTLHYSQHLLSTSWNTGKSLTFQGGDIDGNGTGDIWTLDASTKVTPWLVTGLTTGAGVITASTDRALIAADHAWAFNNAEGGPVTGDGVATDDVNTLSATGAGNTSWNSGDVFSPDISLDGTNSTLTTAGPAVTTNADFTINVWVKPAATGGTVISQDGATTAGFRLWAEATDSSWRFGMPRTDATNATWDTAAAAANSVQIGVWTRLTISYQSSSGRLGLYVNDVNVATAVHGTGWDATGPLRIGAHKTGTSSYTGYLNGQISETLAWKSNVSPAQPVPAGPKRDFNSDGYPDVMTRYSPNKNIFLYKGNGALFNPGYTTIGSAWSGFDIIFSPGDFDGDGTTDVIARYTPTKELYLYRGTGRGNFQSGYTVITSSMAAFDTIFSPGDFDGDGDADIIARISTTKELYLYQGTGDGRVQSGYTVISSSFAAFDKIFSPGDFDGDGHPDIIGRINTTKDLYLYRGSGSGRILSGYTIIGFNWSNFNQILSVGDFNMDGNNDVIGRYSPTSDIYLYQGNGTGRFKPGYTIIGSNWSAFDLIF; translated from the coding sequence GTGGCGCAGGCCCGCGAAACTGGAAAGCCGGTCGAGGCCACCGGTGCCGCCTCTGCGAGAGATACCGTGATCGGGAACCCGGACGGGACGGTCACGGTCACCCGCGCGGCTCTACCGCAGCGTAAGCGTGTTGGCAACACATGGAAGGCGCTCGATGCGACGCTGGTGCGCAACGACGACGGCACCTGGTCCTCGGCGGTCGGCTACGCCCAGGTGCGGTTGTCCGGAGGAGGTAGCGGCCCGCTGGCGACCATCGGCGACTCCGGAATGTCGATGGCGCTGACGGCGCCGATGCGGCTGCCCGAGCCGACGGTGTCCGGCCCCACGGCAACCTATGCGAACGTGCTGCCCGACGTGGACCTGCAGGTCACCGTAGATGCCCACGGCTCGTTCTCCGAGGTCTTCGTCGTCCACACCGCGGAGGCGGCGGCCAACCCGGCGCTCAGCACCCTGGCGATGGAGACCAAGACGACCGGCATCACGCTCGCCAGCGACAGCGCCGGTAACATCACCGGAACCGATCGGACCAGCCAGGTTGTCCTCACGGCCCCGGCACCGCTGATGTGGGACTCCACCACTGCCGCTCAGTCGTCGACCACCGAGACGACCATTGCCAGACGGCGCGGTGGCGCCCACGCCGCATCCACGAGTGCGGGTCCCGCACCTGCCGCGCGTACCGCGCGGATTCGCACCACCGTCGACCGAGGCAAGATCCGGCTGACACCCGACAAGGCGCTGCTGGCCGGGCCCAAGACCGTCTATCCGGTGTTCATCGATCCCACGTTCACCTGGTCCTCCTCGGGCTCGGACAACGATGGGTGGGCGACCGTGGCGAAGCAGTACGCGTCGACGAACTACTGGAACGACACGCCCGACCCGTACGGCCGCATGCAGGTCGGCAACGGAGGGTCGATCCTGTCCCGCACGTTCATCAACTTCCCGATCTCCACCTCAGTGCTGGCCGGGGCCGATATCAACACTGCCACGCTGAAGATCACCGAGACGTACGCGTGGTCGTGCGACGCGAGGCGGGTCAACGTATATGCCCCCACCGGGACATTGAAGTCATCGAACGCCACCTGGAGCTACTGGAGCGGGCAGAGTCTCGGCTCCGTGGTCGCCTACCAGACTGTGGCCCACGGGTACAACTCCTCTTGCCCCGCTGATGGTGTCGCCTTCGACGTGAAGAGCACCATCCAGGCCAACGTGTCGGCCGGTAAGAAGGTCCAGACCTTTGCGCTGCTCGCCGCCGACGAAGGCGACACCTTCGGCTGGAAGGAATTCCTGGAGACCAGCCCCACCTTGTCGATCACCTACAACCACAAGCCGAACAAGCCGTCCGGCCTGACCACCTCCCCCGCCACCTCCTGCACTTCTCTCGTCACCATCGGCGACGGCAACGTGACCTTGTACGCGCCCGTCTCGGACCCCGACGGCGGGGTACTCGGCGTCCGCTTCGAGCTGTGGAAAACCAGCACGCCGGGGACCATCCTGGCCTCCTCCGACCCTAACCTTCTCACCTACCATTCCGGCTCCACCGCCGTGCGGAAAGTCGGTGTGGACACGCTGCGAGCTGCGGCGGCCGGGACGATCACCCAGTTCTCCTGGCGCGTCCAAGCCACGGACTTCAACAAGCCCAGCGACTGGTCGGTCACCTGCAGTTTCAAGTTCGACCCGACTCGCACCGGCGCGCCCGATCTGCCCACCCCCGCCGAGGGCAGCACCCAGATCGGCAAGTCCTTCCCCATCACCATCTCCCCGCCGACCACCGGGACGACACCCAGCAGCTACCTGTACCAGCTCAACGCAGGCCCGCCCAGCACCCTGCCCGCGACCAACGGCAGCCTCACGATCAACATCACCCCAACCCGTTTCACCAACTCCCTGACCGTCACGAGCCTGTCCCCCGGCGGCAACATCGGTGACAACGCCGTCGTCACGTTCAACTCCGTGCCGGCCGACCTTGCCGCCGACGGTGACTTCACCGGCGACGCCAACGCCGACCTGGTCACCGCCGGCGCAAAGGACGGGCTCCCGCCCGGCCTGTGGCTCGGCGCTGGCAGCGGAGTGGCCGGGGTCAACCGCGTCGCGACCAACCTCGGCGCCAAGGGCAACGGTGTCTTCCTGACCGGACGCCCGACCGACTTCAACGGCGCCCAAATTCTCACTGGACGGTTCGCCGGCGAGGGTCTGCAAGACGTCCTCGCCTACTACCCCACGGGAACCCACACAGGGGAAGCGGTCATCCTGCGAGGCAACGGGGACGGCTCGACCATCCAGGCCGGCGACGGGACATACGCCGGCATCAACTCCGGCACGTTCGTCGACAACCAAGGCCTCAACCCGCTGCAGCTCGCCAACGCCGGACACAGTAACGGCCTCGCCTACCCCGACCTGATCGGCATCGCCGGCGACAGCACCGGCTACTACCTCAACTACTACCCCAACTTCAACGGCATCGGCGGCTACGGGCAGGTCGACACCCTCGCCGCCCAAGCCACCCCCTCCGGCGGGTACGACTGGAACACCTGGACCATCACCACCGCCCAAACCACCACCGGCACCGCCCTGTTCCTCTGGCAGGCCAGCAGCGGCACCTTGTACCTGTGGAACAACCTCACCTACGACAACGACGGCTCCTACACCCTCCACTACAGCCAGCACCTGCTGAGTACCAGCTGGAACACCGGCAAGTCCCTGACCTTCCAGGGCGGCGACATCGACGGCAACGGCACCGGCGACATCTGGACCCTCGACGCGAGCACCAAGGTGACGCCGTGGCTCGTCACCGGCCTCACCACCGGCGCCGGGGTTATCACCGCCTCGACCGACCGAGCGCTGATCGCCGCGGATCACGCCTGGGCGTTCAACAACGCCGAGGGAGGACCAGTCACCGGCGACGGCGTCGCCACGGACGATGTCAACACCCTGTCCGCGACCGGCGCAGGCAACACTTCGTGGAACAGCGGCGACGTGTTCAGCCCCGACATCAGCCTCGACGGCACCAACAGCACGCTCACCACGGCCGGCCCGGCCGTCACCACCAACGCCGACTTCACCATCAACGTCTGGGTCAAACCCGCTGCCACCGGCGGCACCGTCATCTCGCAGGACGGCGCCACCACCGCCGGATTCAGGCTCTGGGCTGAGGCCACCGACTCCAGCTGGCGATTCGGCATGCCCCGCACCGACGCCACCAACGCCACCTGGGACACCGCCGCTGCCGCGGCCAACAGCGTCCAGATCGGCGTCTGGACCCGCCTCACCATCTCCTACCAGAGCTCATCTGGACGACTCGGCCTGTACGTCAACGACGTCAACGTCGCCACCGCCGTCCACGGCACCGGGTGGGACGCCACCGGCCCACTCCGCATCGGCGCGCACAAAACTGGGACCAGCAGCTACACCGGATACCTCAACGGCCAGATCAGCGAAACCCTAGCCTGGAAGAGCAACGTCAGCCCGGCCCAGCCCGTCCCCGCCGGCCCCAAACGCGACTTCAACAGCGACGGCTACCCCGACGTGATGACCCGCTACAGTCCGAACAAGAACATTTTCCTCTACAAGGGCAACGGCGCTCTGTTCAACCCGGGCTACACCACCATCGGCTCAGCCTGGTCAGGATTTGACATCATCTTCTCCCCCGGCGACTTCGACGGCGACGGCACGACGGACGTCATCGCGCGCTACACCCCCACCAAGGAGCTTTACCTCTACAGAGGCACTGGTAGAGGCAACTTCCAATCCGGATACACCGTCATCACCTCAAGCATGGCCGCCTTTGACACGATCTTTTCCCCGGGAGACTTCGACGGCGACGGAGACGCCGACATCATCGCCCGCATCAGCACCACCAAGGAGCTCTACCTCTACCAAGGCACGGGCGACGGGCGTGTCCAGAGCGGCTACACCGTCATCAGTTCCAGTTTCGCCGCCTTCGACAAGATTTTTTCGCCCGGTGACTTCGATGGGGATGGCCACCCAGACATCATCGGCCGCATCAACACCACGAAGGATCTTTACCTTTACCGAGGCAGCGGTAGCGGACGCATCCTGTCTGGCTACACGATCATTGGCTTCAACTGGAGTAACTTCAACCAAATCCTGTCGGTCGGTGACTTCAACATGGACGGCAACAACGATGTCATCGGCCGCTACAGTCCCACGAGCGATATCTACCTCTACCAAGGCAATGGCACTGGACGGTTCAAACCCGGCTACACCATCATCGGGTCCAACTGGTCAGCGTTCGACCTCATCTTCTAA